Sequence from the Candidatus Eremiobacteraceae bacterium genome:
GCGCCGCAGCGCGACGGTGACGAGCTGCGTGCGGGCCGCGGCGAGCGCGTCGGCCATGACCTCCGGGCTGCCGAACTTGCCGGTGCCGACGATGAGGCGCGATTCGAACGCGCGGCCCCCGAGCGCAAGGTGGTCGGTCAAAGTGTCACTCCGCACATGGTTTGAGAGCCTTTCCATTCTGCGGGATGTCCGGCGATTCCCCGCGCGGCGCTCGAACGAAGGTTAAGCGACCCGCCGCTCGAAGGCCACGCTCTCGGTTTCTCACTCGTCTGAGGAGGTCCCATGGCTACAGCTCAGATCGACGTCGTCAAGGAGTTGCAAGACTCTTTTCAGCTCCTGATCAAGAATTGGATGCTGGCCCTTCCCACGGCGATCGCTGCGCTCTTGGGGTCGGTGCTGCGCTTCATGATTTTCGGTGCGCTTGCGGCCGGCGCTCTGAGCAGCGGGGTCCTCGGCAGCACGGGGAACCAGGGAGCCATGACCGCGGCGATGGCCGTGCTGGCCTCCGTGGGGCTCATCGGACTGATCGGCGGTATCGTGCTGGCCCTGATCGGGCTTGTGGCGCAAGCCACCGTTGTGTACGGCGCAACCGACATCTGGGCGGGCAGGCCCTTGGATCTCAGCTCCGCTCTGTCGCGAGGTTTTGCGAAACTGCCTCAGATGATCGTGGGCCTTATCTTGATCGTCCTCCTCGCGATCATACCGTGTATCCTCGTCTTCCTCTTCATCGGCGTGTTCCTCTTGCTCGCGCTTGGCTTCTTCGTGATGTACTGGGTGCCCGGCGTCGTGATCGGCAACAAGAGCGGCATGGAGGCGATCGGCGACTCGTTCAATCTCGCCAAGAACAACTTTGGGCCGAGCGCCTTGGCGTTTTTGGGCATCTTCGTCGTGGTCCTCGTCGGCGGCTTCGTCGACATGCTGTTCAGTCATATCATCGGGCTCAACTTCCTCGTGAGCTTCGTCGTGGGCGGCTTTATCTACGCGTTTGCGGCGATCGTCGTCGTTCGGATGTACGAGCTGCTGACGCGCAGCGCCAGCCTTGCGCCCGCTGCGACACCCCCGGCCCCGACCGCATAGCCCACAAGAGATCCGACTCAAACGCAAGGGGCCGGCAGATGCCGGCCCCTTCGCTTTCACTGCGCCGCCGCTATTGCGGCTCCTTGAACACCGAATCCGGGATCGGCACGTTGATGTCGTACGAATCGTAATCGGCGGCCACGTGCGCTTTGTATTTGGGGAAACTGAAGTCCGCCTCTTGGTGGCTGGGCAACACGTAGGTCCCGCTCGTCTCGTTGAACTGCGCGACGTTGATGCTCGAGCCGTCCTTGTAGATCCACTGCTGGATGACGATGCCGTAGGTCGAGGTGTCGACGGTGATGTCGGCGTGGTCGAGGCTGCCGCCGTTGCGCGGCGTCAGGCGCAAGGTGACGTTGCCGTTGTCAGACGGTTCACCCGGCTGCGGCGGCTCGAGCGTCACTATGTACGTCTTCGGCCACGTCGCGGGCGTCCCGGTCGACGCATAGAAGTTCTGGAACTGCTTGGCTAGACTAGGTACCGAATCGAAGACGATCTGCATCTTGTCCGGCTGCTTATAGTAGTAGGTAGCGTTGAGCACGAGCGGCAGGCTCAAGAACGAGTGCACCTTCGCGTCGAAATGGATGCGCACCGTATAGGTCTTCACCGACGCATTGACGGCGGTCATCTTGCGCAGGATCGCAGCCGCGCCGTGCTGGCCGTGGGGCTGCCCCGTCTGTAGCGCGACCGCCGCCGCCAGCGGCACGAGCAGCATCACGGCTGCGCGCCGACCTTGGCTGAAATCGGCAGCGTCAGGTTGCTCGAGTGCACCGGCTGCACTTTCTGGCTCGGATCCATGTAGTTCATCGCCTGGTTGACGGCGATCGCCGCCTCCGACGTGCCGCAGGCGATGAGCTTGAGCTTGCCCGGGTGCGCGACGACGTCGCCGGCGGCATAGATGCCCTTCACGCTGGTCTCTTGCGTGGCCGTGTCCACTTTGATGCCGTTGCCGTCAAGCTCGATGCCCCACTTCTTCACCTCGCCAAGATCGGAGACGAACCCGAGCGCGCACAGCACCGCGTCGCAGCGGACTTCGATCTCCTCTTTGGTCTTGGTCTGCACGACGATCACGCTCTCGACCATCGCGCCGCCGCGCACTTCCTTGATCTCGTGATCGGGCTGATAGATCACCGCGCGCGACGCGCGCAGCTGCTCGACCGTGTGCGGATGCGCGCGAAAGGGCGAGCGGTGGACCAGCGTGACCTGCGCGGCTTTGGGCGCGATCGCGAGCGCGTAGTCGACCGCCGAGTCGCCGCCGCCGACGATGACCACTCGTTTGCCCGTGAACTCGTCGAAGCTGCGCGCGTAATAGTACAGCCCTTTGTCCTCGAACGCTTCGGCGCTTGGCGCCGCCAGTTTGCGCGGCTTGAACGCGCCGATGCCCGACGCCAGGATCACCGTGCGGCTGCTATGTTCGGCCTTGTCGGTGACGATCTTGATGGTGTTGTCGGACAGACGCTCGATATGGGTGACGCGCTCTTCCATGCACTTGGCATGCGGCCATTGGAACGCTTGCTCGACGCACGCGTCGACCAGCGCCTGCCCGGTGATCGCCGGGATGCCCGGCATGTCGTAGATGTACTTCTCAGGATACAGCGCGTACAGCTGGCCGCCCATCTCGGGCAGCGCGTCGATGACTTTGGCCTTGGCGCCGCGCATACCGGCATAGAACAGCGCGAACAGCCCGCTGGGACCAGCACCGATGACGGTGATGTCGTAGAGTTCCACCCCGCGTAGCTTTGACGCGACGTGCTCCTTTCTTCTTGCGCGCCGCAGGCGCGGGCCGACGGCGGTCGAAATCAAGCCATCTTCGAATGGAGGCTGCACGATGTTGACCAAGGTCCGGCGCCCGACGATCGACGACCTCGCGCTTTCCCCCGGCAAGCGCGCGCGGCTGTACCGTATGCTGTACGAGTACGGCCCCGCCAACGGCACGCTGTTGTTCTTGCCCATCGACCAGGGCATCGAGCACGGTCCGGTCGATTTCTTCGACAACCCGGACAGCCTCGACCAGGACTACATCTTCAGGCTCGCGATCGAGGGCAAGTACTCGGGCGTCGCCTGCCACGTCGGGCTGGCCGAGAAATACTTCGGGCCGTATGCCGGCAAAGTGCCGCTGCTGCTCAAGGTCAACGGCAAGACCAACGTTCCAGCCGATGACGAGCCGTTCTCCCCGATGACGTCGAGCGTCGAAGATGCGGTGCGCCTCGGGGCGGATGCGGTCGGCTATACGCTCTACGTGGGCAGCCCGCGCCAGGCCGAGGACATCGCCCAGCTCGACGGCGTGCGCCGCGAATGCGAGCGCTACGGCATGCCGCTGGTCGTCTGGTCGTACCCGCGCGGCAAGGCCATCAAGGAAAAGGGCGGTCAGGATTCGCTGTACGCGATCGATTACGCGGCGCGCATGGCCTGCGAACTCGGTGCGGACGTCGTCAAACTCAACGAGCCCAAGGTCGGCGAGAATCTCGACAAGCAGCCCAAGCCGTACAACACGCTGAGCCTGTCAGAGGAAGAGGGCATCCGCAAGGTGGTCAAGTCCGCCGGCCGGACGCTCGTGCTGCTCTCCGGCGGCAGTAAGATGGGCGACGACGACCTGCTGCACAAAGCGCGCATCGCGATGGATGCCGGCGTCACCGGACTCATCTTCGGGCGCAACCTGTGGCAGCGCAAGTGGGACGATTCGCTCGCGATCACGTCGCGCATCCACAAGATGCTGGAGGCCTACGGGACCTAGCGTCTCGAGATCAGTGCCTCTCGGTCGTGCTCTTCCATCCGCGCACGGTCATCTTCAGTTTCGCGTCAGCCTGATACGGATCGCGCGCGACAAACGCCACGGCGGCGGCCTCATCCGGCATCTCGATGATGTACATTCCGCCCTTGCCGTCGGCGAACGGACCTGACTCGACCACGCTGCCCGCTTTGCGCCCGTCTGCCAGGAACGCGCGGTGCGCCTCGAGCACGCGGTTGCGCGCTTCCATATCCGTGTAGTCGATCAGGACGACGTATCGCATGGCTGCAGCTCCAATTCCCCGCGCGGCGCGACATCGATGCGCACGCTCTGGCCGCGCACGAACGTGCCGGCCAAGACCGCTTTCGCCAACGGCGCGCTCAAACGGCGCTCGATCACGCGCCGGATGAGCCGGGCGCCCTGGCGCTGATCGTCCGCTTCGGCGGCGATCGCGTCTAACGCTGCGTCCGACACCTGCACGGCGATGCCCTGCTCGGCCGCGGCGGCCGCGACGTTGGCGACCTGGCGCGCGGCGATGGCGCGGATGTCTTCGCGGCCCAGTCGGTGGAAGACGACCGCATCGTCCAGCCGGTTGATCAGTTCGTGCGAGAACTGCGCGCCGAGCTGCGCGAAGTCGCCTCCGGCGGGCGCGTTGGCGGTCAGGATGATGAGCGCGTTGCGGAAATCCACCGCGCGTGAGTTCGAATCGGTCAAGCGGCCGTCGTCGAGCAGCTGCAGCAGCAGGTCGAGCACCTCAGGATGCGCGCGGTCGACGTCGTCGAACAGCACGACGCTGTACGGACGCCGGCGCACGGCTTCGGTCAGCTCGCCGGCGCGCTCGTGGCCGGCATAGCCGCGCGGCGCACCGACGAGCCGCGTCGCGGATTGGGCTTGCGAGAACTCGGACATGTCGTAGCGCAGCAGCGCCTCGTCGCTGCCGAACAGCGCCGCGGCAGTAGCGCGGGCCAGCTCCGTCTTGCCGACGCCGCTCGGCCCGATGAACAGCAGCGCGCCCATCGGCCCGCGATGCTCTTTCATGCCGGCGCGCCCGCGGCGCACGCTTTCTGCCACGGCGCGCACCGCTTCGTCTTGGCCGACGACGCGCTCGCGCAGCAACGCTTCGAAATTGAGCAGCCGCGCCGCCTCGCTGCCGGCGACCGCCTCGACCGGAATGCCGGTCCAGCCGGCGACGACCCGCGCGACATCTTCGGGCCCCACGTCCGTTCCGCCGCGCAGCGAGACGAGCGCCGAGGCCTCGTCGAGCACGTCGAACGCCTTGTCCGGGAGGTTGCGGTCGCTGATGTAGCGGGCCGAGAGCGTGACCGCCGCGGCAAGCGTGGCGTCTGCGATCTTCACGCCGTGGTGGCGCTCGTAGCGCGAGCGCGTGCCGCGCAGCATCTGCAGGGCGTTGTCCGGCGACGGCTCCTCGATGACTACCGGCGCGAAGCGCCGCTCAAGCGCCTCGTCGCTCTCGATGTAGCGCCGGTACTCGTCGAACGTCGTCGCGCCGATGCAGCGGATCTCGCCGCGCGCCAGAGCGGGCTTGAGCATGTTGGCGGCGTCGACGGTCGAGCCTTCGGCGCTGCCGGCGCCGACGATGGTGTGCAGCTCATCGATGAACACGATGACGTCGTTGGCGCGCGAGAGCTCCTCTAACATGCGGTGCAGTCGGGCCTCGAACTCGCCGCGATACTTGGTGCCCGCCACGACGCCCGCCAGCGTCAACGCGAGGATGCGCTTGCCTTGCAGCGTCCGCGGCACGTCACCGCGCACGATGCGTTGGGCCAGTCCTTCCACGATCGCGGTCTTGCCGACGCCCGCGTCGCCGATGAGCACCGGGTTGTTCTTGGTGCGCCGCGCGAGAATGCGCACGATGCGGTCGATCTCGACGTCGCGCCCCACCACAGGATCGAGCCGTCCCTCGAGCGCCTGCCGGCTCAAGTCGCGCGAGAACGAGTTGAGCGTCGGCGTCCGGCCGTAATTCGGGAAGCCCGCCGTCCGGGGCGGCGGCGGTGAAGCCGGCGTGACCGGCGACCCGATGTCGTCGCGCCTGCTGCGCTGGAGCTGCTCGCCGATCACCGCTGCGCCGACGCCAAGCGCCAACGCGGCCAGCGCGGCGCCGCCCATCCATTGCAGATTGGTCGCGGCTTGCGCGGCCATGCACTGCGAGCACAGGCTGGTCACCGCGACGCGGCCGGACTTGAACGTCGGCGTCACGCCGGTCGCCGGCTGCTTGCCGCAGCGTTCGCACATCTTCAACGCGCTCACTCGATCACCGCCTCTTCAGACCACACGCTCAACAAGTTGTGCACGATGCGCCCGGTGGCGCCCCAGATGCGCCCGCCCGCGACAGGATAATAGTAGATCTCGCGCCTCACCCCGCGCCACTCCCGCCATTCGACGCCTTCCGCACCGGGCTTGGTGAGGTCGCGCAGCGCGACGATCACCGGACGTGCGACCTCCGAGGGGTCCGGCACGAGCGTCGGCAGCGCCTCCAGATGGCCGACGACCGGCGTGATGACGTAGTTCGACACAGTCGTATGCACGTCGTCGAGCAGCCCCAGCACCTCGACCGCGTCTCGCTGCAAACCGAGCTCCTCGTGCGCCTCGCGCAGCGCCGCATCGACGACGTCTGCATCGTGCGGCTCGATCGAGCCGCCCGGGAAGCAGATCTCGCCCTTATGCTCCATGACCTCGTTCGACCGCTCGAAGCAGATGAGGCAGAGCTCCTCGCCGTCCGCCACCAGCGGCACCAGCACGGCGGCCGCACGCGTGCCCGGCTCGCGCAGCCGCTGCGACGCGCGCGCCGCGAGCCGCTCGCGCAGCGCGTGGATCGTTCCGGTGCCCATACTGCTGTGCGTCTTCAGTTTTCCGAAAAGCGGACGTTGAACGGCGCGGTCTCGGGCGAGGGCTCGTCGACGCGCACGCCCTCGGCGGCGAGCGCGCGCAAACGCTCGGTCTCGCTGTCCAGCAGCACCATCTCTGCGCGCAAGCGGTCGATCGAGGTCGCCGCTTCGAGCAACTGCTGCTTGACCGTTCCCTCCACTTGGAGCGCGTCGGCGATCAGGTACGACGATGCGGTGATGTCCTCGGGCATGTGCAGGCTGTCGAGATCCCGTCCGAAGAGCGCCAGCAGCGCTTGCAGGTAGTCCGTGAAGCGCTCGGCCGCGATGGCCTGGAGCGTGGCTGCGGCGCCCGCGCCGATGGGTTCTTCCAGATAGGATACCTCGGCGGTCCAAAAAGGTTTCTTGCTCACCAAACGCTCGACCCTGAAACGCCGCTCGCCGCGCGTGACGATGTGCAGCCGGCCCTGCGGCAGCGGCGTCACTTCGGCGATGTGCGCGGTGGTGCCGATGTCGACCGGATCGAGCTCGTCGCCGAGCTCGGCGCCGCGCCGGTCGAGCAGCACGCCGAACGGATCGCCGGACTCGATGCAGCCCCCGATCATCTCTTTGTAGCGGTCTTCGAAGATGTGGAGCCGGAGCGCGGCGCCCGGCACGAGCACGGTGCGCAGGGGGAACAGGCCGATGCGCGTGGTCGCCACTTAGGCCTTTTGGGCGAACTCCTCGCGCCAAGCGGCGGCGATGCGCTCGAGCGTGCCCTCGTCGACGCGTTCGGGATCGTCCTCGAAATCGTCGAGGTCGGTCACCAATTGGAGCAGTTCGGGCATCGCGACTTGATCGGGATTTTCATCCGGATGCGCCTGCGCGAGCTCGAATCCGATGTCTTCGACATCCTGCCACGTAAGGCCCATCAGCGATCACTCCCCTCCTGCGGACCCGTCACGTTGTCCGCGTCGCCCCCCATACCCTCTCTCTGTAGCGGTCGAATTCATTCGACCGTCGATTTTAATCGGCCGTTCTAAATCCCTAAGATGCTGTATCCCGCATCGACGTAGATCACTTGGCCGGTGACCGCGCTTGAAAGCCCGCTCGAAAGGAAGACCGCGATGTTGCCGACGTCTTGCGCCACCGCGTTGCGCCGCAGCGGCGCCTTGGCTGCGACTTCCCCCAGAATGCTCGTGAAGCCGCTGACCGCGCGCGCCGACGCCGTCTTGATCGGCCCGGCTGAGATCGCGTTGACGCGGATGCCGCTCTCGCCAAGATCCACGGCGAGGTAGCGCACGCAGGCCTCCAACGCCGCCTTGGCGACGCCCATGACATTGTAGTTCGCAACCGCGCGCACCGAACCCAGATACGTCATCGCCATGACCGAGCCGCCGGGATTGATGATCGGCGCAAGCTCGCGGCACAGCGCGGCCAGCGAGTACGCACTGATGTCGAGCGCGACGCGAAAACCGTCGCGCGAGGTGGCGTAGAACTTGCCTGCGAGCTCCTCCTTACGCGCGAACGCGATGCTGTGCACGACCGCGTCCACATGCCCGTACTCGGATTCGAGCACGGCGCGCAAGCTCGCGAGGCTGTCGTCGCTGCCGACGTCGCAGTGCAGCGCGAGCCCGCCGCCGAGCTCGCTCGCCAGCTTCTCGACCTCGTCTTTGGTGCGTTCGCCCTCGTAGGTGAGCGCGAGCCGCGCGCCGTGCTCGTGCAGCGCTTTGGCGATGGACGTCGCGATGCTCCAGCGGTTCGCGACGCCCATGACGAGCGCGATCTTGCCTTCGAGCAGCCCCGCCACCGCCGGCCTACTTCTTGGCGGCGTCGAAGCGCTTGGCCACGGCGTCCCAGTTGACCACGTTCCACCAGGCCTTGAGGTAGTCGGGCCGGCGGTTCTGATACTTCAAATAGTAGGCATGCTCCCAGACGTCGTTGCCCATGACCGGATGCTGCCCGGCGGACATCGGATTGTCTTGGTTCGGCGTGCTGGTGATCTGCAGCTTGCCGTCGGCGGTCAGCACCAGCCACGCCCACCCGCTGCCGAACTGCTTGACGCCGGCGTCGTTGAACTGCGTCTTGAAGGTCTCGAAATCGCCGAACGTGCTCTTGATGGCGTCGGCAAGCGCGCCTTTGGGATCGCCGCCTGCGTTGGGCGCCATGATGGTCCAGAACATCGAGTGGTTGACGTGGCCCCCGCCGTTGTTGCGTACGGCGCCGCGGATGTCCTCAGGCACGGCGTTGAGATTCTTTATCAGCTCTTCGACCGTCTTGCCCGCCAGCTCCGGATGCTTCTCGATAGCCGCGTTGAGATTGTTGACGTACGCCGCGTGGTGCTTGTCGTGGTGCAGCGTCATCGTCTCTTTGTCGATCGTCGGCTCCAGCGCGTCGTAGGCGTATGGCAGATCGGGCACGGTGAACGGCATGGTCGGTCCCTCCTATAAGCCCCGGGCACTACCGTATAGTGTCTGGCAACTCCTAGTCGTATGCCCAGGGAGGAAGCGGCGCCCGCGCCGTAGTCAGACCGCTGCATGCGGATCATCGTGCGGCTGTTCGCGTCCCAGCGCGAGGCGCTGGGGCGGTCTTCGATCGACGCCGACGTGCCGGACGGCTCCACCGCCGCTTCGGCGCTGACGTTTCTGGCGCGCGCGTATCCGGCGCTTTCGGCCGGCGGCGCGACGTTGGCCTTTGCAGTCAATCGCGAGCACGCGTCATCCGATGCGGTGCTCCGCGAAGGCGATGAGCTCGCGCTCCTGCCCCCGGTGGCCGGCGGATGAGCGCGCGCCATTTCGTCCTCACGAACGAGCCGCTCGACGAGCATCTGGCGACGCAGGTCATCTCCCATGACGGCGCCGGCGGCGTGGTGACGTTCGTCGGAAAAGTGCGCGACGAAGCGCGCGGCCACAAAGTGACGCTGCTCGAGTACGAGGCCTACCCCGAGATGGTCGAGCGCGTGTTCTCCGACATCGCGGCCGAGGCGCGCAAGCAGTTCCCGATCACCGACATCGCGATCCATCACCGCGTCGGCGCGCTCGAAGTCGGCGACGTGAGCGTGGTGATCGCGGTCTCGGCGCCGCACCGCGCCGCGGCGTTCGATGCCTGCCGTTACGCCATCGATCGCCTCAAGCACATAGCGCCGATCTGGAAGAAAGAGCACACGCCCGACGGGGCGGTGTGGGTGGACGACCGGCCCTAGCCGCCGACGAACTTGACGCCGAACAGGCTCGGCACGAACGTTCCGACGACATAGCCGATGATGCCGGCGCCGGCGCCGATGAGAAACTGCTCGAGTCCCGAGCGCCATGGATTTCCGTTGGTGACGCGCGCCTTCACGATGCCGATGCCGAACAGCGCCAGACACGCGAGCGAGATCGAGAGCGCGAGCGCCTCCCTGCCGTTGGTGAAGACGTAGGGAAGGATCGGTGCGATCGCGCCCAACAGGAACGAGGGCGCCATCACGGCCGCGTCCTTGAGCGGGTTGCCCGCCGATTCGGTGTCAAGCCCGAGCTCGGCGCGCGCCATCACCTCAAGCGCTTTGTTCGGATCTTTGGAGACGGCCAGCGCGGCGTCGCGCGCCTGCTCGGCGCCCATGCCCTGCAAACGGTAGATCTCGGCCAGCTCTGCGAGCTCTTCGGCAGGATGCTCGATGATCTCGCGCAGCTCGCGCTCGATCTCAGAACGGTGGACCTCTGATTCGGCCTTCGACGACAGGTATTGCCCGGCGGTCATCGCCACCATGCCGGCCACGCCGGTGGCGACGCCGGCGAGCAGGATCGTGGTATTGGATTCGTGCGCGCCGAAGAACGCCGACACGACGCTGACGGTCGTGAGCAGTCCGTCCTGAGCGCCGAACACGAACTCGCGGATGCGCGTGCGCGATGCCACGCGCTCGCGCTCCTCTGTGATCTCCGCCGGTCCGGTCATCTTCTCGACGCCGCGAGCGGTGCGTTCGAGCGCCCTAGGCGCCGTCGCGGCGGCACCATCGGCGGGTTTTTCGCTGCGGTCGAATACATTCGACCGCTCCATGCCGCTCGGTGCGGCGGGGCCGCGGCGTTCCACGAGCGCGAGCGCGTCTTGGAAGAGCTTGACGTGCGCCTGCTCGCGCGCCATTGCTACTTCGAAACCCACAAGCGCGTCCGTGCGTCCTTCTGCTTTGGCCTCCGCGATGTAGCGCGGGTAGGTCACGGCCGATTCAGCTGCCTCATGCTCGACGACTTGACGGAGGTTCTCGGCGGTGCTCTTGACGGCGCCAAGCGCGCGCAGATGCATCGTGGCGTGGATGATCTCATCGCCCGCCGCTTGCATGAACGCCTCGGCGACCTCCGGATAGCCCTCGCTCAGCGCCGCAAGCGCGTAGGCGCTATAGAGGCGGTGGGTCTTGGCTTCGTCCATGAACGAGGTCCACAGATTGAGCTCGGTCTTGGACACGTCGATCCGCATGCAGGGTTGCTTCAAGGCCAGGCAGGCGCGACCTCCGGAAGCGCCCAACGCCGCGCTGCATGCTCCAGCGTCTCTTCGTCAAGGACGGCCGGTTGCGGCCGGTGTTCAGGGTGCTCGCCTACATACTGGCGGCGGTGGCCGCGCAGGCCGTGCTGGCGATCTTCGTGGCGATCGGGTACCGGATCGCGTACGGTCCCGACGCGGCGTTCATGCGCACCCCGGTCTGGCTCGATGAGCTCATCTCGGCCATCGCGGTGGTGGGCGTCGCGATCCTGCTGCGCATCTACCTCGACCGGCGCAGCGTCGCCTCGCTCGGCATCACGTTTCGCACACGCTGGCTATGGCTGTTCGCCCTGGGCGCCGCGATCGGCGCGGGCATGCAGCTGCTAATATTCGCCTTCGGTCTCTTGCTGGGCGCCAACCACGTCCTCGCGCTGTCGATGACGTGGTCGGTCTTGCGCAACCTCGCGGCATGGTGTGCCATTTTTGTCATCGCCGCGCTTGCCGAAGAGATGCCGCTGCGCGGCTACATCCTGCAGAATCTTTGGGAAGAGTTCGGGTTCTGGCCGGCGGCGATCGTCACGTCCGTCATGTTCGCGCTGCTGCACTTCAAGAATCCGTATTTCGGCGATCTGCCGTGGGCGACGACGATCAACATCGCCGTCGACGGGATATGGGCGTGCTGCGCGATCCTGTGGACTCGATCGCTGTGGCTCGCGTGGGGCGGCCATTTCGCATGGAACGTGTTCGAGGGGCCGGTGTTGGGCACGCCGGTGAGCGGCATCCATACGGGACCCGGCATCGTCATGCAGTACGTCAGCGGCCCGCCGCTGCTGACCGGCGGCAAGTTCGGTCCAGAAGCCGGCTTGCTCGTGCCCGTGGTGGAGATCGCCGGCATCGCCGCGCTGTATGGCATGTACCGGCTGGGATGGTTCGCGCAGCTGCCCGACGCGCGCGAGGCATACGCGCGGGCCCCGGACTCGCCTCACGCCGTCAGCGCGACCAACCTCACATAAGAAGCGAGGCCTTTCGGCCTCGCTTCGGTCTGCTAGAACTCCTCGGAATGCTCGGGGTGGAACTCTTCTTCTGTCTCCTCGCCGAATGGCTCTTCTTCGAATTCTTCTTCTTCGTATTCCTCGATCACCAGATCGCCGTCCGCCGCGCCGTTGTCGTCGAGCACCGTGGTCGGCACCGGTTTGGGAGCCGGCGCTGTGGCGCGTTTGGCCTTCGGCGGCGCGCTCTTCTTGGCTGGCTTCTTCGCGGCTGGCTTCTTCGCGGCTTTGGCCTTGCCGCGTTTGGCTGTGGTCTTCTTCTTAGGTGCTGCGGCTCGGCGGGCGCCTTTCGACGCGGCCCGCTTTGTCGCGCGCTTTGCGCCCTTCTTCTTCGCCGGCGCTTTCTTCTTGGTGGCGCCCTTTTTCGATTTCCGCCTCATCGTCTGGTCCTCCAGGCATTCGCAGTGGTGGGTGTCCGCTATGGGATATCGGCTGGGCCGCTCGAATCGTTGCGCGGCGCTTGTGGGTCAATCGGAGCGTCTCCTCCCGGGACTCAGGGCCGCAGCGGACGCACCTCGATGATCTGGTCGCCCGCAGGCAGCGTCCGCGCCTCGCCCTTCACAGGCGTGAGCTGCAGCACCAATGCGCACGACCCGATCAGGTCCTCGCGGACCTGCACCTGGCCCTCGTACAGGCGGTCGGAGCTTCGGGCAAGCACGTTGCGGCGAAAGTCCGCCGCTGGCGGACCGTTGCGCCGCACGAGGCCGGCTTCGCACTGGCCGACGAAGCCGTCGGCGAACCGCACTGCGACGTTGAGGACGTCGCCCGGATTGTACACTTCGCGGTGCGGCGAGAATTCGATGCGCTCTATCTGCATGAAGCGGGCCTACTGTTCGCCCCCCTTCCGGCGTGCCCTGCGGAGGTCGCAGGCGTCCGTGTGCGCGAAGTCTGAGCGTTGCTCA
This genomic interval carries:
- a CDS encoding VIT1/CCC1 transporter family protein, with amino-acid sequence MRIDVSKTELNLWTSFMDEAKTHRLYSAYALAALSEGYPEVAEAFMQAAGDEIIHATMHLRALGAVKSTAENLRQVVEHEAAESAVTYPRYIAEAKAEGRTDALVGFEVAMAREQAHVKLFQDALALVERRGPAAPSGMERSNVFDRSEKPADGAAATAPRALERTARGVEKMTGPAEITEERERVASRTRIREFVFGAQDGLLTTVSVVSAFFGAHESNTTILLAGVATGVAGMVAMTAGQYLSSKAESEVHRSEIERELREIIEHPAEELAELAEIYRLQGMGAEQARDAALAVSKDPNKALEVMARAELGLDTESAGNPLKDAAVMAPSFLLGAIAPILPYVFTNGREALALSISLACLALFGIGIVKARVTNGNPWRSGLEQFLIGAGAGIIGYVVGTFVPSLFGVKFVGG
- a CDS encoding CPBP family intramembrane glutamic endopeptidase — translated: MLQRLFVKDGRLRPVFRVLAYILAAVAAQAVLAIFVAIGYRIAYGPDAAFMRTPVWLDELISAIAVVGVAILLRIYLDRRSVASLGITFRTRWLWLFALGAAIGAGMQLLIFAFGLLLGANHVLALSMTWSVLRNLAAWCAIFVIAALAEEMPLRGYILQNLWEEFGFWPAAIVTSVMFALLHFKNPYFGDLPWATTINIAVDGIWACCAILWTRSLWLAWGGHFAWNVFEGPVLGTPVSGIHTGPGIVMQYVSGPPLLTGGKFGPEAGLLVPVVEIAGIAALYGMYRLGWFAQLPDAREAYARAPDSPHAVSATNLT